One genomic region from Opisthocomus hoazin isolate bOpiHoa1 chromosome Z, bOpiHoa1.hap1, whole genome shotgun sequence encodes:
- the HSDL2 gene encoding hydroxysteroid dehydrogenase-like protein 2 isoform X1, producing MLPNTGKLAGCTLFITGASRGIGKAIALKAAKDGANIVIAAKTAEPHPTLPGTIYTAAAEIEAAGGKALPCIVNVREEQQIINAVEKAVKTFGGIDILVNNASAISLTGTLETETKKVNLMMDVNVRGTYLTSKTCLPYLRKSRNPHILNLSPPMNLNPMWFKNHCAYTISKYGMSMCVLGMAEEFRGEVAVNALWPKTAIHTAAMDMLGGSGIEKQCRKTDILADAAYCILTKPKSFTGNFIIDEVLLKEEGVKDFDVYAIAPGHPLMPDFFLDVETDMTAMKQERYGASQEEKRSGGSQGEGPGGAQADMEPAPTKPPSPVAETFRVIQGAVSVEHVRSTQGVFQFELSGDEGGTWYIDLKTEGGSAGFGKPPVTADVVMSMSSADFVKMFTGKLKPTLAFMSGKLRIKGNMALAIKLEKMLTQLNSKL from the exons ATGCTGCCCAACACGGG GAAACTAGCAGGATGCACTCTCTTCATCACGGGCGCAAGCCGAGGCATTGGCAAAGCCATTGCTTTGAAAGCTGCCAAGGATGGTGCAAACATTGTGATAGCTGCTAAGACAGCCGAGCCTCATCCTACTCTTCCAGGGACTATCTacactgctgcagcagaga TTGAAGCAGCTGGAGGAAAGGCCTTGCCATGCATCGTTAATGTGAGGGAAGAACAGCAAATTATTAATGCTGTGGAGAAAGCTGTGAAGACTTTTGGAG GGATTGATATTTTGGTGAACAATGCAAGCGCCATCTCTTTGACTGGCACTTTGGAAACGGAAACGAAGAAGGTCAATCTGATGATGGATGTCAATGTACGAGGAACCTACCTTAC GTCTAAAACATGCCTTCCCTACTTGAGGAAGAGTAGGAACCCCCATATCCTGAACCTCAGCCCACCTATGAATCTGAATCCCATGTGGTTCAAAAATCATTGTG CTTATACCATTAGTAAATATGGGATGTCCATGTGTGTATTGGGAATGGCAGAAGAATTTAGAGGAGAAGTTGCTGTCAATGCTTTATGGCCTAaaacag CCATACATACAGCTGCTATGGATATGCTGGGAGGATCTGGAATAGAAAAACAGTGCAGGAAGACGGACATCCTTGCAGACGCTGCATACTGCattttaacaaaaccaaaaagtttcACTGGGAACTTCATTATTGATGAAGTTCTGCTGAAAGAAGAAGGAGTTAAAGATTTTGATGTCTATGCAATTGCACCAG GTCACCCCCTGATGCCTGACTTCTTCTTGGATGTTGAAACTGACATGACAGCCATGAAACAAGAAAGATATG GTGCTTCCCAAGAGGAGAAGAGATCAGGCGGATCCCAGGGTGAAGGACCCGGTGGAGCTCAGGCTGACATGGAACCTGCTCCCACCAAGCCGCCGAGTCCCGTTGCAGAGACGTTCCGAGTTATCCAGGGGGCAGTGAGTGTGGAGCACGTGAGGAGTACGCAGGGTGTCTTCCAGTTTGAGCTGTCTG GTGACGAAGGTGGCACGTGGTATATTGACCTGAAAACCGAAGGCGGGAGCGCTGGTTTCGGAAAGCCCCCCGTGACGGCCGATGTGGTTATGAGCATGTCGAGTGCCGACTTTGTCAAAATGTTCACAG GTAAACTAAAGCCAACCCTGGCCTTCATGTCAGGAAAATTAAGGATTAAAGGTAACATGGCACTAGCAATAAAGCTCGAGAAGATGCTCACACAACTTAACTCTAAGCTGTGA
- the HSDL2 gene encoding hydroxysteroid dehydrogenase-like protein 2 isoform X2, producing MLPNTGKLAGCTLFITGASRGIGKAIALKAAKDGANIVIAAKTAEPHPTLPGTIYTAAAERIDILVNNASAISLTGTLETETKKVNLMMDVNVRGTYLTSKTCLPYLRKSRNPHILNLSPPMNLNPMWFKNHCAYTISKYGMSMCVLGMAEEFRGEVAVNALWPKTAIHTAAMDMLGGSGIEKQCRKTDILADAAYCILTKPKSFTGNFIIDEVLLKEEGVKDFDVYAIAPGHPLMPDFFLDVETDMTAMKQERYGASQEEKRSGGSQGEGPGGAQADMEPAPTKPPSPVAETFRVIQGAVSVEHVRSTQGVFQFELSGDEGGTWYIDLKTEGGSAGFGKPPVTADVVMSMSSADFVKMFTGKLKPTLAFMSGKLRIKGNMALAIKLEKMLTQLNSKL from the exons ATGCTGCCCAACACGGG GAAACTAGCAGGATGCACTCTCTTCATCACGGGCGCAAGCCGAGGCATTGGCAAAGCCATTGCTTTGAAAGCTGCCAAGGATGGTGCAAACATTGTGATAGCTGCTAAGACAGCCGAGCCTCATCCTACTCTTCCAGGGACTATCTacactgctgcagcagaga GGATTGATATTTTGGTGAACAATGCAAGCGCCATCTCTTTGACTGGCACTTTGGAAACGGAAACGAAGAAGGTCAATCTGATGATGGATGTCAATGTACGAGGAACCTACCTTAC GTCTAAAACATGCCTTCCCTACTTGAGGAAGAGTAGGAACCCCCATATCCTGAACCTCAGCCCACCTATGAATCTGAATCCCATGTGGTTCAAAAATCATTGTG CTTATACCATTAGTAAATATGGGATGTCCATGTGTGTATTGGGAATGGCAGAAGAATTTAGAGGAGAAGTTGCTGTCAATGCTTTATGGCCTAaaacag CCATACATACAGCTGCTATGGATATGCTGGGAGGATCTGGAATAGAAAAACAGTGCAGGAAGACGGACATCCTTGCAGACGCTGCATACTGCattttaacaaaaccaaaaagtttcACTGGGAACTTCATTATTGATGAAGTTCTGCTGAAAGAAGAAGGAGTTAAAGATTTTGATGTCTATGCAATTGCACCAG GTCACCCCCTGATGCCTGACTTCTTCTTGGATGTTGAAACTGACATGACAGCCATGAAACAAGAAAGATATG GTGCTTCCCAAGAGGAGAAGAGATCAGGCGGATCCCAGGGTGAAGGACCCGGTGGAGCTCAGGCTGACATGGAACCTGCTCCCACCAAGCCGCCGAGTCCCGTTGCAGAGACGTTCCGAGTTATCCAGGGGGCAGTGAGTGTGGAGCACGTGAGGAGTACGCAGGGTGTCTTCCAGTTTGAGCTGTCTG GTGACGAAGGTGGCACGTGGTATATTGACCTGAAAACCGAAGGCGGGAGCGCTGGTTTCGGAAAGCCCCCCGTGACGGCCGATGTGGTTATGAGCATGTCGAGTGCCGACTTTGTCAAAATGTTCACAG GTAAACTAAAGCCAACCCTGGCCTTCATGTCAGGAAAATTAAGGATTAAAGGTAACATGGCACTAGCAATAAAGCTCGAGAAGATGCTCACACAACTTAACTCTAAGCTGTGA